Below is a genomic region from Henckelia pumila isolate YLH828 chromosome 3, ASM3356847v2, whole genome shotgun sequence.
GCTACCAACCCAGCTTTATTTCTTATGATGTTTCCtgactcatcagttttattcttgaaaatccattttgttcctataacattaccatgatcaggacACGGTACAaggtaccaaacatcattcctaacaaaccGTTCTAGCTCTTCAttcatagcattgacccaaaattcatcttttaactattcttcaacctttttgggttcaatgtttgacacaaaTCATGAAAATCTTACATGAGAATACATAAAGCTCATGCACATTAGACCATCCATTTTTCTGTAGTTCACCttctctttccttcgagtttgcaagtctccatgtACATCTCCAATGACATGTGAGGTTGGATGGTTCTTTTGAATTTTCCTGGGAATATTCTTACCAGCTTCATTTACTTCACTATCATCATCATTATTCTCATCAGTAAGCTGTTCAACTTTCGTTTCTGGAATTTATATAGAAggtgttgtcggaggtgttgtaataccttggacaacatctgaatttccagaattattaagcagatcatcaacttcatcctcaactattttcttctttagatctgcaaaaccatcaaaaacaacattaatagactcGAAAATAGTCCTAGTTCTCAAATTAaacatcctataggctcggctatttgatgaatatcccatgaacaaacacttatcacttttttcatcaaacttagcaagatgatctctatAATTCAAAACGTAgcatacacatccaaaaacatgaaaatacttaaggtttggcctctttcccatgaggattttataggatgtcatagtagtaccattTCTCAAAtatactctatttgaaatatgacatgcagtgttcaaggcttcagcccaaaaatgttttgagatatttttcGAACTTAACATCACTCTAGTCATTTCTTGAAAagttctattctttctttcagcaattccattCTGTTGTGGAGTTATAGGAGaataaaattcatgagaaatacctcgtttatcacacaaacttgcaaaagaagagttttcgaactccttactaTGAGCAGCGTGAACTATGATTACCTTCAGCTTGTGTAGATTCGTAATCTTAGTGAGAAATTTCTTGAAGGCATCAaatgtgtctgatttttctctcagaaaATTCACCCAAGTATatcttgaaaaatcatcaacacaaacAAACGAGTATTTCTTACCACcgaagctttcaacatccattggacccattaAGTCCATATGTATAAGCTCAAGACAGCGTGTTGTCACAAATGTTGACAACAACTCGTGTGACATCCTAGTCTACTTCCCTTTTTGACATGCTTCACACAAAAATGGAATACCGAATTTCAAATTAGGCATACCTCTAACATCATCAAGCTTACTTAGGTTCTTTAAagtcttgaaatttgcatgacccaatttttgatgccataggtcaaattctgtcacttttgtgtgtctacaagccatctcttctccaagttgataaTAGTTATCAGATGATCTTGTACCTGTCATTACAGACAAGTTAGAACTATAAAAAACTTTGCacaatttcttatcaaattgcacatgcaaattatcataACAAAGctggcttatgcttattagatttgcgtttaatccttcaacatgaagcacattgcgaagtTTAGGCAAACCAACAACATTCATTGTGCCTTTTTCAACAATATTCCCCTTCGAACCtcctccataggttactttttcactttttttttcaacataatCAGTGAGAAACTTTTTGGACCCTGTCATATGACGTGAACTACCGttatcaaagtaccaagcacctAAAACATTAGTTTttaaagcagtataaatcatataacagggaatatcagcttttggtacccaaacctttcttaCAGTAGATCTATTTCTGGAGATGTTGTGggagggtgttggcaacaccttcggTCCAGATCTCTGTCTGTAGTCTTCTTGCAActtaaaacagtatggtttaatatgaccaggtctatgacagtagtgacaaatAAACTTATGTTTCCTTCTAGACTTTAAAGGAGCAGTAGGCTGTGGCTTTGATTTTGGAGGATCTGTTGAAGTGACCTTTTTAGTTGAGCTTCATGTACAGCAACTTTCTTTGACAAACACAGGATCTTTTGAGcattcaccaacctcaaatttaCTGTTCTCAAAGCCTAGTCCAgcttaccatctcttcccattaTGAGCAGTGAGTCAATCTTGGttgtgcttgaattaaacttggtcAACGTAGCTTTAGCTTTTGCAAGTTCTTTCTTTACCTGACATAACTCTAGGTCCTTCTTGCTCAGCAAACTTTCAAGTCTAGAAACAGTTGCCTTTAAATCAGTGTTTTCTTTCACAAGAATAGTGTTCGACTTATTCCTTTTCAATCCAATCAGCATAAAGTTCTTCAtacatcatccgagcttcttccatAGACAATGTTTCATCACCTGAATCAACAGTACACACTTTATCAACAGTAGAGGAATTAAAACAAACTGAcatttgggagatgttgcggccaggtgtggcaactcctgcggcaacacctaaaggattgacttgaaagcACTTTTTGCTTTCCAGTAAAGCTGTAAGGACTGTGTgactttcttcatcttcttcaaacTCTCCATCACTCAAGGACGTGTTCATTCCTTTTCTAAGCGTGTTACCACACTCATTGGCATAATGTCCAAAGCCTTGACATGCATTACACTGAACAGTGTCTAACTTCTTTGAAGTAGacttcttcttcccttccaacatCAGTCGAGGCTTCGGAGGATTAGTAAACTTCCTTGGTGACTGTTCTGGTCCAGTGATTCTCAACGTCTTGTTAGAGAACATTGGTGCCTTAAGTTTTTTTATCAGATCTCTTAAccttcttcattttttttcagataatcattgaacTTTTTGGTCATGAGTGAAATCGTATCATCCTCAAGATCAGATTGAAGAACTTCTTGACGAAATTGAACATACTCTTCATATGAGTCATTAGAAGCTTGAAATGCTATATATTTTACTTTCCTTCTTTTGTGCAGTGGTATTCATCTCAAACACTTGAAAAATACTCATTAATTCAGTCAACTTCATCTTTGAGTTGTCCTTAGCCCAAATCTTTCCATTGAATCTCTCAGGCACTGACCTAAGCACTTTGTTCACAAGTCTCTCATTGGCAATCGGCTCTCCTAGATTGAATGCTTCAGTGACCAATTCTCAAAGTCTTTGATCATACTCAGAGATTGTTTCATCTTCGCTCATACGgatattctcaaattttgaGTTAAGCAGCCTCATCCTTGTTCTCTTGACACTTTTAGACCCTTCACAATGTTTTTGTAGGGTATCAAATGCATCCTTGGCAGTAACAAAATAAGCAATAAGGCTGAACATACTCATGTCCATGCTGGAAAATATGGCGTTGATTGCTTTAGCATTAAAACTTGAAATTTGTGCTTTCTCGATTGTCCAAGTAGTTTCTGGTTTCAAGATGTAATCACCATCTTTATCCACGATCTTTGGAGCAGTCCAACCGGTAAGTATACTCTTCCATGCACGTTCATCCATAGCTTTGAGTAAAGTGCATCTTTGTCTTTCACAAGGCataattcgtgccatcaagaacCGGAGATTTCAAAATGAATTTGGAGTAGTACATGAGTCCATAttattccctgtaataaaataaacaaaacagcatcagttcttagtgtaacAAGAATAtgtctctgatgccacttgtaagaGAAAGTCGGTTTCATATAAACAGATTTAGGTGTTGTCAtcaggtgttgacaacaccttcaATAACACTTTGAGTGATATGCAGCGAAAATTAATAAAAGCGTGAATAAACTAAACTAGTAACAAGTTaaatagactcagatatttaagcaaGAATATCCAATACTCTTGCGATGCCTCAGgtcaaaactt
It encodes:
- the LOC140889553 gene encoding uncharacterized protein translates to MPCERQRCTLLKAMDERAWKSILTGWTAPKIVDKDGDYILKPETTWTIEKAQISSFNAKAINAIFSSMDMSMFSLIAYFVTAKDAFDTLQKHCEGSKSVKRTRMRLLNSKFENIRMSEDETISEYDQRL